One genomic region from Candidatus Chlorobium masyuteum encodes:
- a CDS encoding DUF2141 domain-containing protein: MTKFFMLFFLLTTLSMSAFAGEGPVDAAQPAGTIKAHFSKLRNTKGDLIVSLFNKKEGFPVKSAKAFAKKTIPANDPKDEVVFENVPYGSYALSVFHDENSNGKVDSVFLIRIPKEGVGCSNNPKSSFGPPSFNDAKFTLDSREVILNIDLKYL; this comes from the coding sequence ATGACAAAATTTTTCATGCTCTTTTTCCTTTTGACAACCCTTTCCATGTCGGCATTTGCCGGAGAGGGTCCGGTTGATGCTGCTCAGCCTGCCGGAACCATAAAGGCTCACTTTAGCAAACTTCGCAATACCAAAGGCGATCTGATTGTCTCTCTCTTCAATAAAAAAGAGGGGTTTCCTGTGAAATCCGCCAAGGCGTTTGCCAAAAAGACCATTCCGGCAAACGATCCTAAAGATGAGGTGGTTTTCGAGAATGTTCCTTACGGTAGCTATGCCCTCAGCGTTTTTCACGATGAAAACAGCAACGGTAAAGTGGATTCGGTCTTTCTGATCAGAATACCCAAAGAGGGTGTCGGGTGCTCGAATAATCCGAAAAGCAGCTTTGGCCCCCCTTCGTTCAACGATGCGAAGTTTACGCTTGACAGCCGGGAGGTAATACTCAACATTGACCTGAAATACCTATAA
- a CDS encoding SDR family oxidoreductase, giving the protein MQKETITILGCGWLGLPLAKALIKEGYAVKGSTRREENLEQLRDAGIEPYLVEIDQEVNGEEIADFLQSDILVINIPPERRDDIVEYHIAQFSSLIDALGQSQVRSVLFVSSTSVYASLNREVTEEDAGTPESLAGEALLLVEEMLMQERGFQTTVVRFGGLVGYDRNPEKYLGSMKEIANPDQPMNLIHRDDCVKIISEIIRLQQWGEVFNACSPAHPSRNKYYSKAAEAAGVAQPPLGASDEPAAFKLVNSDKLVSALNYNFIHPDLPV; this is encoded by the coding sequence ATGCAAAAGGAAACCATTACCATACTCGGGTGCGGCTGGCTCGGTCTGCCGCTTGCCAAAGCGCTCATCAAGGAGGGCTATGCCGTCAAGGGGTCAACCAGAAGAGAGGAGAACCTTGAACAGCTTCGCGATGCAGGTATTGAACCCTATCTCGTGGAGATTGACCAGGAGGTGAATGGTGAAGAGATTGCCGATTTTCTGCAGAGTGATATTCTCGTAATCAATATTCCGCCGGAGCGTCGGGATGATATTGTTGAGTACCATATAGCGCAGTTTTCCTCACTGATAGACGCGCTCGGCCAGTCGCAGGTTCGCTCGGTGCTGTTTGTCAGTTCCACCTCCGTCTATGCGTCGCTCAACCGGGAGGTTACCGAAGAGGATGCAGGAACTCCGGAGAGCCTTGCCGGAGAGGCGTTGCTTCTTGTTGAGGAGATGCTGATGCAGGAGCGGGGGTTTCAGACCACGGTGGTTCGTTTTGGCGGACTTGTCGGTTATGACCGCAATCCGGAAAAATATCTCGGCAGCATGAAAGAGATCGCGAACCCCGATCAGCCGATGAACCTTATCCATCGGGACGATTGTGTGAAGATCATCTCGGAAATCATCCGCCTGCAGCAGTGGGGAGAGGTGTTCAATGCCTGCAGTCCGGCTCATCCATCGAGAAATAAGTACTACAGCAAAGCGGCTGAAGCTGCGGGAGTTGCGCAGCCCCCGCTTGGAGCTTCAGATGAGCCCGCAGCATTCAAGCTTGTAAACAGTGACAAGCTCGTGAGCGCACTGAATTACAACTTTATTCATCCGGATCTGCCAGTATAA
- the glpK gene encoding glycerol kinase GlpK, whose protein sequence is MAILAIDQGTTGTTCILYNQEGDPVARAYREVTQIYPHEGWVEHDPEAIWQSVVSGVRELKAGTHVSITAIGITNQRETTIVWDRVTGRPVYNAIVWQCRRTSELCRNYEAEREMITAKTGLPLDAYFSATKIRWILDHCPNLDPADLLFGTVDTWLVWKLTGGRVHATDFTNASRTLLYNIAEKQWDSKLLDLFGIPHSLLPEVKSSMDDFGRVTALEELNDIAIAAVAGDQQAALFGQCCFQPGSIKNTYGTGCFMVMNTGDIFIRSEHGLLTTLALGADGKPCYALEGSVFIGGAVIQWLRDELKLLRDAVESEAMARDAGDNGGVYIVPAFVGLGAPHWQMEARGTIAGLTRGSNRNHIVRAALESIAYQSYDVFRAMVADSGFSPEALMVDGGAVSNGFLMQFQADLLDVPILIPSNAESTSLGAAYLAGLQSGVWRSGDELVKLHKAERTYVPDMALQERWQLLNGWQRAVRQTLTL, encoded by the coding sequence ATGGCCATTCTCGCAATTGACCAGGGAACCACAGGAACCACCTGTATCCTCTATAACCAGGAAGGTGATCCGGTTGCCAGAGCCTACAGGGAGGTCACTCAGATCTACCCCCATGAAGGGTGGGTGGAACATGATCCGGAGGCGATCTGGCAGAGTGTGGTCAGCGGAGTACGGGAGCTGAAAGCCGGTACTCATGTTTCCATTACGGCCATCGGTATAACCAACCAGCGTGAAACAACCATTGTATGGGACAGGGTAACCGGAAGGCCGGTCTATAACGCCATTGTCTGGCAGTGCCGCAGGACAAGCGAGCTGTGCCGGAATTATGAGGCTGAGCGGGAGATGATTACCGCCAAAACCGGCCTGCCGCTTGATGCCTATTTCAGTGCAACCAAAATCCGCTGGATTCTTGATCACTGCCCGAACCTTGATCCTGCTGATCTTCTGTTCGGTACCGTTGATACCTGGCTGGTGTGGAAGCTTACCGGCGGCAGGGTGCATGCTACCGATTTTACGAACGCATCCAGAACACTGCTCTACAATATAGCGGAGAAGCAGTGGGACTCGAAGCTGCTCGATCTCTTTGGTATTCCTCACTCACTTCTGCCGGAGGTAAAGAGCTCCATGGATGATTTCGGCAGGGTGACCGCACTTGAGGAACTCAATGATATTGCGATTGCCGCAGTAGCCGGTGACCAGCAGGCAGCCCTTTTCGGTCAGTGCTGCTTTCAGCCCGGTTCCATTAAAAACACCTATGGTACCGGCTGTTTTATGGTGATGAATACGGGTGATATCTTTATCAGGTCAGAGCACGGTCTTTTGACAACCCTCGCACTTGGAGCTGATGGAAAGCCCTGTTATGCCCTCGAAGGATCGGTTTTTATTGGCGGTGCAGTGATTCAGTGGCTGAGGGATGAGTTGAAACTGCTTCGGGATGCAGTGGAGTCTGAAGCCATGGCAAGGGATGCCGGGGATAATGGCGGAGTCTATATCGTCCCTGCCTTTGTCGGTCTTGGCGCACCGCACTGGCAGATGGAGGCGCGGGGAACAATTGCGGGGCTGACGAGAGGTTCCAACCGGAACCATATTGTCCGTGCGGCTCTTGAGTCGATTGCCTATCAATCATATGATGTTTTCAGGGCCATGGTAGCCGATAGCGGGTTTTCTCCGGAAGCGCTAATGGTTGATGGCGGGGCGGTGAGCAATGGTTTTCTGATGCAGTTTCAGGCTGATCTGCTTGATGTGCCGATTCTGATTCCCTCCAATGCTGAATCAACGTCGCTCGGGGCGGCATACCTGGCAGGCTTGCAGAGCGGAGTTTGGCGTTCAGGCGATGAGCTGGTGAAGCTGCATAAGGCTGAACGTACCTATGTGCCGGATATGGCACTTCAGGAGAGATGGCAGCTGCTCAACGGGTGGCAGAGAGCAGTGCGACAGACTCTGACTCTGTAA
- a CDS encoding four helix bundle suffix domain-containing protein has protein sequence MNSEPLLPLHGGYRNLKSFQIAQLIYDVTVRFCNRYIEKRSRTHDQMVQAARSGVQNIAEGSQASGTSKKTELKLTNVARASIEELRLDYEDYLRQRGWHIWARDDIRRKRLIERRCISADEVAFWVLEEYKRGQHGLHGQHALISSTPSMSSNMAELAANAVLTLIVVACSLLDRQIKELATSFETEGGFTERLYRIRSQNRRSKQ, from the coding sequence ATGAACAGCGAACCTCTCCTTCCACTACACGGAGGCTATCGTAATCTGAAAAGCTTTCAGATTGCCCAACTCATTTACGATGTGACCGTTCGTTTTTGTAACCGCTATATTGAAAAACGCAGCAGAACTCATGATCAAATGGTGCAGGCTGCCCGATCCGGAGTACAGAACATTGCAGAAGGGAGCCAGGCATCAGGAACTTCAAAAAAAACCGAACTCAAACTTACCAATGTCGCCCGGGCCAGTATCGAAGAGCTGCGACTTGATTACGAGGACTATCTGCGCCAGAGAGGGTGGCATATCTGGGCGCGTGATGACATTCGCCGGAAACGACTGATTGAACGCAGGTGTATTTCGGCTGATGAGGTGGCTTTTTGGGTGCTTGAAGAGTACAAGCGTGGACAACATGGACTTCATGGACAACATGCTCTGATTTCGTCCACACCGTCCATGTCGTCCAATATGGCGGAACTTGCAGCGAATGCAGTTTTAACACTTATAGTTGTTGCCTGCAGTTTGCTGGATCGCCAGATCAAGGAACTTGCTACTTCATTTGAAACAGAAGGTGGTTTTACAGAACGGTTGTATCGCATTCGTTCGCAAAATCGTCGAAGCAAACAGTAG
- a CDS encoding ParE family toxin-like protein, with product MAKESYKLLRHDSSHPSLHFKKVKNGHYRSVRIGKQYRALGIPVQEGVQWFWIGSHADYDRLLG from the coding sequence TTGGCAAAAGAGAGCTACAAGCTCCTTCGGCATGATTCCTCTCATCCCTCTTTACATTTCAAAAAAGTAAAAAACGGTCACTATCGAAGCGTACGTATCGGTAAGCAATACAGAGCATTAGGCATTCCGGTTCAAGAAGGTGTTCAATGGTTTTGGATCGGGAGTCACGCTGATTATGACCGGTTGCTCGGCTGA
- a CDS encoding cysteine-rich CWC family protein, with product MSHAIEHESGTPAVETCPMCGTSFTCARAATCWCSTRKVPSEVREYLAERYETCVCSNCLDRLTEKAKAGEKL from the coding sequence ATGTCCCATGCAATTGAACATGAGAGCGGTACCCCGGCAGTTGAAACCTGCCCGATGTGCGGTACCTCTTTTACCTGTGCACGTGCCGCTACCTGCTGGTGCAGTACAAGGAAGGTTCCGTCTGAAGTGCGGGAGTATCTTGCTGAACGATACGAGACATGTGTCTGCAGCAACTGTCTTGACCGGCTGACAGAGAAAGCGAAAGCGGGTGAAAAGCTTTAA
- a CDS encoding alpha/beta fold hydrolase, with protein sequence MSYLASERCRLYYEDTAESDPSKLAYPAVIFVNGWAISSRYWKPLVEQLSPHYRCITYDQSGTGKTVIKGYQPTFTIEGFTDEAAGLIEHLGLDKSRNLHIVGHSMGGMVATELCIRFRNALLSATIIACGIFEETAFTSLGLFFLGGLIDFSMNFRNIFLVDPLRSLFIKRAATKAISEEYQNIIIEDFTQSDKEATNAVGKFSIDPEALRAYTRHVLEISSPVLCCVGMADHTIPPEGTLTLYEKRKVESAAPTRLSKFSDLGHLLMLEETAEFATELKKHFEFAEQFYKKRPQEMVD encoded by the coding sequence ATGAGTTATTTAGCGTCAGAACGCTGCCGACTTTACTATGAAGACACAGCAGAGTCCGATCCATCAAAACTGGCATATCCTGCCGTGATTTTTGTAAACGGCTGGGCAATCTCCTCCCGCTACTGGAAGCCGCTGGTTGAGCAACTCTCGCCACACTACCGCTGCATCACCTATGACCAAAGCGGCACAGGCAAAACCGTCATCAAAGGCTATCAGCCAACCTTTACCATCGAGGGCTTTACCGATGAGGCTGCCGGACTCATTGAGCATCTCGGGCTGGATAAATCAAGAAACCTTCATATTGTAGGCCACTCAATGGGGGGTATGGTCGCCACAGAACTCTGTATCCGATTCCGTAATGCACTGCTTTCAGCCACCATTATCGCATGCGGTATTTTCGAAGAGACCGCATTTACCTCTCTCGGCCTTTTCTTCCTTGGCGGGCTCATTGATTTCTCCATGAATTTCCGCAACATCTTCCTTGTTGACCCTCTCAGAAGCCTCTTTATCAAACGGGCGGCAACCAAAGCGATAAGCGAGGAGTACCAGAACATCATTATTGAGGATTTCACTCAGTCCGACAAGGAGGCGACCAATGCTGTCGGAAAGTTCTCCATCGACCCCGAAGCACTCAGAGCCTATACCCGCCATGTCCTTGAGATCTCATCACCGGTGCTCTGCTGTGTCGGCATGGCCGACCACACCATTCCTCCGGAAGGCACCCTTACACTCTATGAAAAGCGCAAGGTAGAGTCAGCTGCACCAACCAGACTCTCAAAATTCAGTGACCTCGGTCATCTCCTGATGCTCGAAGAGACCGCTGAATTTGCCACCGAGCTCAAAAAGCATTTTGAATTTGCAGAACAATTTTATAAAAAGAGACCGCAGGAGATGGTTGACTGA
- a CDS encoding phytoene desaturase family protein — protein MELNDLNVVVIGAGIGGLAAGALLADKGAMVTVLEAEEYPGGCAATFSRNGYRFDAGATIGCGFHPGGPMELLGRELGIVWPASPEPVAWQYRHKALHLDLRRERLEIMEHFPRSAAFWAEQAGLSKLLWTLAKGGLSWPPKGPRDFARLASKAVGGLPGTLHLLKYASRTAFDWLKSHSLDTDPDFVRFIDSQLLISVQTTSRHANAINAAIALDLPVSGAYALKGGIGTVAELLVASLVKNGGAVLYGKKVDRIDSVRRQVFGLETSDGSALAADVVLANLTPASLSKLSEEAIDLPVLNSESREWSAFVLYLGMDPELFTTLPTNHIQIIGEGEELAEGDSIFVSASPRDEPGRAPEGLCAVTLSTHTRPEQWFEARKSGEAAYTEMKSLYTRRVLDLFSEQFPAAREAVRSMSAATPVSWERYTGRVMGCVGGYPQTSLFRVRGPRTRFDNLFLVGDSIFPGQSLPGVVTGARRAVELVSRQAAKIRM, from the coding sequence ATGGAATTGAACGATCTGAATGTTGTTGTCATTGGCGCCGGAATCGGAGGACTTGCCGCAGGAGCCCTGCTGGCCGATAAAGGTGCCATGGTGACTGTGCTTGAAGCAGAGGAGTATCCCGGAGGGTGCGCTGCAACCTTTTCCCGCAACGGCTACCGGTTCGATGCCGGTGCTACAATAGGTTGCGGCTTTCATCCAGGCGGACCGATGGAGCTGCTCGGCAGAGAGCTTGGAATTGTCTGGCCTGCATCGCCGGAACCGGTGGCCTGGCAGTACCGCCATAAGGCGCTTCACCTTGATCTGAGGCGAGAGCGACTTGAAATAATGGAGCACTTTCCCCGCTCCGCAGCTTTCTGGGCTGAACAGGCAGGGCTTTCAAAACTCCTCTGGACTCTCGCAAAAGGGGGGCTCTCCTGGCCGCCGAAAGGTCCCCGTGATTTTGCACGTCTTGCCTCCAAAGCTGTCGGCGGACTTCCGGGGACACTGCATCTTCTGAAATATGCTTCACGTACGGCTTTCGACTGGCTTAAATCGCACAGCCTCGACACCGATCCTGATTTTGTCCGATTCATCGACTCCCAGCTTCTGATCTCCGTGCAGACTACCTCAAGGCATGCCAATGCCATCAACGCCGCCATAGCGCTTGATCTTCCGGTTTCCGGTGCCTATGCTCTCAAAGGAGGTATCGGCACGGTTGCCGAACTTCTTGTCGCTTCTCTTGTGAAGAACGGCGGTGCGGTGCTCTATGGAAAAAAGGTTGACCGGATCGATTCGGTGCGCAGGCAGGTGTTCGGTCTTGAAACTTCGGACGGGAGTGCCCTTGCTGCGGATGTTGTGCTGGCAAACCTCACTCCGGCATCTCTTTCGAAGCTTTCAGAAGAGGCGATTGATCTGCCGGTGCTCAACAGCGAAAGCCGGGAGTGGAGTGCCTTCGTGCTCTATCTCGGTATGGATCCTGAGCTTTTCACTACGCTGCCGACCAATCATATCCAGATCATCGGAGAGGGAGAAGAGCTTGCTGAAGGCGACTCCATTTTTGTTTCAGCCTCGCCACGGGATGAGCCCGGCCGGGCACCTGAAGGGCTTTGTGCGGTAACACTCTCCACCCACACCCGTCCGGAGCAGTGGTTTGAGGCCAGAAAGAGCGGTGAAGCTGCTTACACGGAGATGAAGAGTCTCTATACCCGGCGCGTGCTTGATCTCTTTTCGGAACAGTTTCCTGCTGCCCGTGAAGCGGTCCGGAGTATGAGTGCGGCAACACCGGTCAGCTGGGAGCGCTATACCGGAAGGGTAATGGGGTGCGTAGGGGGATATCCCCAGACCTCGCTTTTCAGGGTGCGAGGACCACGAACCCGGTTTGATAACCTCTTTCTTGTCGGTGATTCCATTTTTCCCGGCCAGTCGCTTCCAGGGGTGGTCACCGGAGCACGCAGGGCCGTGGAACTTGTTTCCCGGCAGGCGGCTAAAATCAGGATGTGA
- a CDS encoding putative DNA modification/repair radical SAM protein, whose protein sequence is MDTLAKLQILSGAARYDASCASSGSRREGAPPGGTGNTSQSGICHSWSDDGRCISLLKLLLSNDCRYDCAYCVNRVSNQVPRASFTAREVVDLTLEFYRRNYIEGLFLSSAVMQSPDQTMERMVRVAETLRVEERFGGYIHLKIIPGSSSELVRKAGLYADRISVNIELPSQASLQRLAPQKEKAAILAPMSLIGREIQESLVERKKIRSAPRFAPAGQSTQMIIGASPETDFQILRLSQGLYKKMNLKRVYYSAYVPVSDDNRLPVVAAPPLLREHRLYQADWLLRFYGFSAEEILSDDVPHLDEAFDPKTAWALRHPEFFPVEINRADYATLLRVPGIGVTSAKRIVAARRFSCITPEGMKKIGVVMKRAKYFITCSDRHFEKIERQPALLRQQLLLGESSEAPRQLVLPGLYV, encoded by the coding sequence ATGGATACCCTTGCGAAACTACAGATTCTTTCAGGCGCGGCACGTTATGATGCTTCGTGCGCTTCAAGCGGGAGCAGGCGCGAGGGAGCGCCGCCAGGCGGTACCGGAAATACCTCCCAGAGCGGCATCTGCCACTCCTGGTCGGACGACGGCCGCTGCATTTCGCTGCTGAAGCTGCTGCTCTCCAACGATTGCCGCTACGACTGCGCCTACTGCGTGAACCGCGTTTCCAATCAGGTTCCGCGGGCCTCCTTCACGGCGAGGGAGGTGGTGGATCTGACGCTTGAGTTCTACCGGCGCAACTATATTGAAGGGCTCTTTTTAAGCTCTGCGGTGATGCAGAGCCCCGACCAGACGATGGAGCGCATGGTCAGGGTTGCCGAAACCCTGCGTGTTGAAGAGCGGTTCGGCGGTTATATCCACCTGAAAATCATTCCAGGAAGCAGCAGTGAACTGGTACGCAAAGCAGGACTCTATGCCGACCGTATCAGCGTGAACATTGAGCTCCCCTCACAGGCTTCTTTGCAGCGGCTTGCACCCCAGAAAGAGAAAGCTGCGATTCTGGCCCCCATGTCGCTCATCGGCAGGGAGATTCAGGAGAGCCTTGTGGAGCGTAAAAAAATCCGGAGTGCTCCCCGATTCGCGCCTGCGGGACAGAGTACCCAGATGATTATCGGTGCAAGTCCCGAAACCGATTTCCAGATTCTGCGCCTCTCACAGGGGCTCTACAAAAAAATGAACCTCAAGCGGGTCTACTACTCGGCCTATGTGCCGGTCAGCGACGACAACCGCCTTCCCGTTGTTGCTGCACCTCCGCTGCTTCGCGAGCACCGGCTCTACCAGGCTGACTGGCTTCTGCGTTTCTACGGCTTTTCCGCCGAAGAGATCCTCTCGGACGATGTGCCCCATCTCGATGAGGCTTTCGATCCAAAGACCGCATGGGCACTGCGTCACCCAGAGTTTTTTCCGGTTGAGATCAACCGTGCCGACTACGCCACCCTGCTTCGCGTGCCGGGCATAGGGGTTACGTCGGCCAAACGGATTGTTGCCGCCCGACGCTTTTCCTGCATTACCCCTGAAGGGATGAAAAAGATCGGGGTTGTGATGAAGCGGGCCAAATATTTTATCACCTGTTCAGACCGGCATTTTGAAAAGATAGAGCGTCAACCGGCGCTTCTCCGCCAGCAGTTGCTGCTTGGAGAGAGCAGTGAAGCTCCTCGTCAACTGGTACTTCCGGGCCTCTATGTTTAA
- a CDS encoding class I SAM-dependent methyltransferase, with protein sequence MANFSDIASKYRQTSLVQASAGGRLMELLEIPGNADILDVGCGTGNLTAELSKQTTGSVTGIDPSEGMIREASRGYSDPRIRFLVMDNREMSFREEFDSIFCNSAFQWFRTPDRFLEKAYAALRPNGRIGIQAPAKKNYCPLFLKAIGECCTNPEIAKVFSAFRPPWFMLESGEEYSALFRKAGFRVTQCSLEESRNRYTPEKVFDVFSSGAKAGYLNPAYYNTPLPEWFEEAFLNGLRGSFERQVEPDGLIDLLFYRIFLIAEK encoded by the coding sequence ATGGCCAACTTTTCTGACATTGCATCCAAATACCGCCAGACATCCCTTGTACAGGCCTCGGCAGGCGGGCGGTTGATGGAACTGCTCGAAATTCCCGGCAATGCCGATATCCTCGATGTCGGCTGCGGTACCGGCAACCTGACCGCAGAACTCTCAAAACAAACTACGGGCAGTGTGACCGGAATCGACCCCTCCGAAGGGATGATCCGCGAAGCCTCGCGTGGATATTCGGATCCACGGATCAGGTTTCTGGTAATGGACAACAGGGAAATGAGTTTCCGGGAAGAGTTTGATAGCATCTTCTGCAACTCCGCATTCCAGTGGTTCAGAACACCTGACCGTTTCCTTGAAAAAGCTTATGCGGCGTTACGTCCGAATGGCAGAATCGGCATACAGGCTCCGGCAAAAAAGAACTACTGTCCGCTCTTCCTGAAGGCAATCGGAGAGTGCTGTACAAACCCTGAAATCGCAAAGGTGTTTTCAGCTTTTCGCCCACCCTGGTTCATGCTTGAATCAGGAGAGGAGTACTCGGCCCTCTTCCGTAAAGCAGGTTTCAGGGTGACACAGTGCTCACTTGAAGAGAGCCGCAACCGCTATACGCCCGAAAAGGTCTTTGATGTATTCAGCTCCGGCGCAAAGGCAGGCTACCTCAACCCTGCATACTATAACACTCCGCTGCCTGAATGGTTTGAAGAAGCCTTTCTGAATGGTCTCAGGGGCTCCTTTGAGCGGCAGGTTGAGCCTGACGGTCTGATCGACCTGCTTTTTTACCGGATATTTCTCATCGCCGAAAAATAA
- a CDS encoding TIGR03915 family putative DNA repair protein gives MKRYICDGTSDGLLSAVASILEEEPKPEEVTLSAREDTLFEEGLFIATDPVRAEALFSRLKERAPDAAHTLYFFMLAEKEGMENSLLHYIEQAFMHGDKVNGYLTHPAVRDIVTVSRKAARELHRMKGLLRFEKLRDGAYLAQMEPDHNIIQPLAYHFSRRLRAQHWFLYDRKRRTAASWNQGSLRFGTIEQFTAPALSDDEKKIQAMWQAFFKTIAIPDRKNPRLQKSNMPMKYWKYLTEKQGE, from the coding sequence ATGAAACGATATATCTGTGACGGCACCTCAGACGGACTCCTCTCCGCCGTTGCCTCGATTCTTGAGGAGGAGCCGAAACCTGAAGAGGTTACGCTCTCGGCGCGTGAGGATACTCTCTTTGAAGAGGGGTTGTTTATTGCAACCGATCCGGTGCGGGCTGAAGCGCTCTTCTCCCGCCTGAAGGAGCGAGCTCCCGATGCTGCGCATACCCTCTATTTCTTCATGCTTGCCGAAAAGGAGGGGATGGAGAACAGCCTTCTGCACTACATTGAGCAGGCCTTCATGCATGGCGACAAGGTAAACGGCTACCTTACCCATCCGGCGGTGCGCGATATCGTGACGGTCTCCCGCAAAGCGGCAAGGGAGCTGCACCGCATGAAGGGGCTGCTTCGTTTTGAGAAGCTCCGCGACGGCGCCTATCTCGCCCAGATGGAGCCTGATCACAACATTATCCAGCCTCTCGCCTACCACTTCAGCCGCAGGCTCAGGGCTCAGCACTGGTTTCTCTACGACCGGAAACGCCGCACCGCCGCAAGCTGGAACCAGGGATCGCTCCGCTTCGGTACCATCGAGCAGTTCACCGCTCCGGCACTCTCGGACGATGAAAAAAAGATACAGGCGATGTGGCAGGCCTTCTTTAAAACCATAGCCATCCCCGACCGCAAAAACCCCCGTCTCCAGAAATCCAACATGCCGATGAAGTACTGGAAGTATCTCACCGAGAAGCAGGGGGAGTGA
- a CDS encoding GyrI-like domain-containing protein, translating to MDFECSFSPEIKDLVSRPALTIKTRTKVSGIAPLFKEGYGEIARFLKERGTHPAGPPFALYFNMDMDDLEVEFGFPVETPLEGSGRIIASSTPSGKAVTTLYIGPYNEVEPAYDSLMKWCTDNMLTPGGTACEVYLNDPAVTPEELLKTEISLLLAD from the coding sequence ATGGATTTCGAATGCTCGTTTTCTCCTGAGATCAAAGATCTCGTTTCCCGCCCGGCACTGACCATCAAAACCCGAACAAAAGTGAGCGGCATAGCCCCCCTTTTCAAAGAGGGATATGGTGAAATTGCCCGATTCCTCAAAGAACGCGGCACGCATCCGGCTGGCCCACCCTTCGCACTCTACTTCAATATGGATATGGATGATCTCGAGGTGGAGTTCGGATTTCCCGTTGAAACACCACTTGAGGGATCAGGCCGTATTATCGCTTCATCCACCCCTTCGGGCAAAGCGGTCACTACGCTCTATATCGGTCCCTATAACGAGGTTGAACCGGCCTATGACTCGCTTATGAAATGGTGTACCGACAACATGCTCACTCCCGGTGGTACCGCCTGTGAGGTTTATCTCAACGATCCTGCGGTTACCCCCGAGGAGCTGCTGAAGACAGAGATATCGCTTCTGCTGGCTGATTAG
- a CDS encoding DedA family protein, whose amino-acid sequence MDNSLGGSVAFLIDFILHIDLHLKLLAAQYGIWLYAILFVIIFCETGLVVTPFLPGDSLLFAAGSLAAIPGSSLDPHLLFLVFFVAAVLGDTLNYAIGHKLGPKVFNYKRSRFFNPEHLIRTNDFFDRYGGKTIIIARFIPIIRTFAPFVAGIGTMTYSRFILFNIAGALLWVSLFSYSGYFFGQLPFVQENFKLLILAIIALSILPPVIEYLKHRFAKRKSRD is encoded by the coding sequence ATGGATAACTCCCTCGGCGGCTCGGTTGCTTTCCTCATCGATTTTATCCTGCATATCGATCTGCATCTCAAGCTTCTTGCCGCTCAATACGGCATCTGGCTCTATGCCATTCTCTTTGTCATTATTTTCTGTGAAACAGGACTTGTTGTTACCCCTTTTCTTCCTGGTGACTCGCTGCTCTTTGCTGCCGGGTCCCTTGCGGCAATTCCCGGCTCATCGCTTGATCCTCATCTTCTTTTTCTGGTCTTTTTTGTTGCTGCCGTGCTCGGCGATACGCTGAATTACGCTATCGGCCACAAACTCGGGCCGAAAGTGTTCAACTATAAGAGGTCCCGTTTTTTCAACCCCGAACATCTTATCCGTACCAATGACTTTTTTGACAGGTACGGAGGCAAGACGATTATCATTGCCCGTTTTATTCCCATTATCAGAACGTTTGCTCCTTTTGTTGCCGGTATCGGCACCATGACCTACAGCCGGTTTATTCTTTTTAACATTGCAGGTGCGCTGCTCTGGGTGAGTCTCTTCAGTTACAGCGGCTATTTTTTCGGCCAGCTTCCCTTTGTTCAGGAGAATTTCAAACTCCTGATTCTTGCCATCATTGCACTCTCCATTCTGCCGCCGGTTATTGAATATCTGAAGCACCGGTTTGCCAAACGGAAGAGTCGCGATTAA
- a CDS encoding cytochrome C, producing MKRVIACTLAGMLSVSAFSCGVLAAERPSVEKGRQLFNSVTLAGATSGKSCNSCHPKGSGLEKGWKHPNLSGQINTCIAGPLQGTKLDVNSVAMHSLILYIRSLKQ from the coding sequence ATGAAGCGAGTTATAGCATGTACACTGGCCGGCATGTTGAGTGTTTCCGCGTTTTCCTGTGGAGTTCTTGCCGCCGAAAGGCCTTCTGTTGAAAAAGGACGGCAGTTGTTCAATTCCGTTACGCTTGCGGGTGCAACTTCCGGTAAAAGCTGTAACTCCTGCCATCCGAAAGGTTCGGGGCTCGAAAAAGGCTGGAAACATCCCAATCTTTCCGGGCAGATCAACACCTGTATTGCCGGTCCGCTGCAGGGTACAAAACTTGATGTGAATTCAGTTGCTATGCACTCCCTGATCCTGTACATTAGGTCATTGAAACAGTAA